AAAGGAATGAATTTATATAATAAAACAGGAACTGGATTAGGATATGAGGATGATCAATTGTTTATTGATTATTTCGAGATGCAATTAAGAATGCTGGAAAAAGGTGCCTTCCCAAGAGCAGATGTTACAGAACAAATTAATAGAATAGAAGATGAGTTAATCGTAAATCAACAGACCCCGATGCAATGGGCATATTCCAACCAATATTTCGGTTTTTTGGAAGCATCAAACCGGAAGCTCGAGCTTATACCTCCTCCAGGACCTGGACAAGAGTTAGGACTTACCGTGAAGCCTAGTATGCTTTTTTCAATGACAAAAAGTTCAAAGAATAAAGAGGCGGCTGCTCTATTCATTAATTTCTTTGTTAATGATATTCAAGCAAATAAAGTTATTAGGGGTGAAAGAGGGGTTCCCATTTCTTCTAATGTAGTAGAGAAAATAGAACAAGAATTATCTGAAAATCAGAGAATGGTATTCGACTATGTTAATAATGTGAAAAACTCTAACAGTAGTGTTGAGAAAGCAGATCCCCTTGGCGGAATAGAGGTAGTGAAAGTTTTACAAGATATTTCAGAACAAATATTGTTCAAAAAAGTAACGCCTCATGAAGGAGCGCAAATTTTTAGAACGGAAGCAAATAAAATCCTATCAAAAAAGAACTAGTTTCATCAATGAAGAAAGCTCCCAAGAACAAGCAATAGACTGCTTGTTTCATGGGGGCTTTTCTATTTCTATGAAATGTCTGATTTTTGAACAAACTAAGCGGAAATTTGGATTCAGACAATTCCGACAAGAATTTATAATAGTAAATGAAAACACTTACATAAAAGTGTAAAAAAAGAAGGGGGAAATAAAAAATGAAGAAATTTTTAGTGCTATTGTTTACTTTTGTTTTAGTTTTTACATTAGCAGCATGTAACAGCAGCAGTTCATCAAGCAATGAAGAATCTAAACCAAAAGAAGACAAAAAAGATGAACCAGTAACTCTTCGTATTGCATGGTGGGGTTCTCAACCACGACATGATTATACTCTAGAAATTATTAAAATGTATGAAGAAAAAAATCCAAATGTAAAAATCGAGGCAGAATATGCAGCTTGGGATGACTACTGGAAGAAGCTAGCTCCACAAGCAGCAGCAAATGAGCTTCCTGATATTGTTCAAATGGACTTATCATACTTCTCACAGTATGCTCAAAATGATCAAATTGCAGATTTAACTTCATTTGTAGACAAACAAATCAATACAAAGGATATTGCTGAAAACATCATTAATGGCGGTAAACTTGGCGACAAGTTATATGGAATTAATGCTGGTGTAAACGTTGTTGGATTCCATCATGATCCAGCAGTACTTGCAAAAGCTGGTGTAAATTCTATACCTGAAAATTGGACTTGGGACGATTACAAAGAAATCGCAGCAAAAGCAAAAGCTGCTGGAGTATTTATGGATACAGGAATGAAAGCCGATGTATTCTTCAACTACTACTTAAGAACACAAGGAAAGTCACTATATAGCAAAGATGGTGCATCTCTAGGATATAAAGATGACAAGCTGTTCGAAGATTTCTTCAACATGACAGCTGGTTTAGTTAAGGATAAAGCGGTTCCTACACCTGACTTCTTAGCACAGTTAAAAGGGATTGAAGATGATCCTGTCGTTACTCAAAATGCAATTGGTATCTGGCAATGGTCTAACCAGTTTGTAGGGCTTCAACAAGTGGCGAATAGAGAACTTGCTATTGCTCCAATGCCAGGTCCTAACAGTGAAAATGGTTTATATTTAAAACCTAGTATGTTCTGGTCTGTTGGAAATAATTCTGAACATAAAGAAGAAGCAGCAAAGTTTATTGATTTCATGATCAATGATATCGAAGCGAACAAATTAAATCTTGGTGACCGTGGTGTTCCTGGTTCTTCAGTTGTAAAAGAAGCATTAAAGCCATTGCTTTCACCAGCACAAGTCCAAGTATTTGATTATGTAGATTGGGCGGAAGGAAATAGCTCAGAATTCGATGGTCCAGACCCAGTTGGTGCCGGAGAAGTAATTGAAACGCTTGACAGTTTAGCTGAACAAATGGCTTACGGAAATCTATCAGTGAAAGATGCTGCAAAACAGTTTAGACAACAAGCTGAAAGCGTCTTGGCACAAAACAAAAAATAATTTCCACTTCGATAGCTGATCACTTTTTTAGATCAGCTATCGTCCTTTCATCTTAGGGAATGGATCCAAAGAATAAGGAGTTGAATAAATGAATACACGTGTGATAAAGGAAAATGTAAAAGTAGATATCCCCATTCGCTCTGTTAGCAAACGAAGCCGTGCCATCAAGGAAAACTTGACAGGATATGCGTTTATCAGTCCGTTTATTATTGGATTCCTAGCATTTACGTTAATTCCTATAATAGCGTCTTTATATTTATCATTTACAAACTATAATTTATTTGCTGCACCTCAATGGATAGGTATTGAAAACTACAAAAAAATGTTTACATCTGACCCGCGCTTATTGCAATCATTAAAAGTTACACTCATCTATGTACTTGCTGGGGTTCCTTTAAGACTAATATTTGCATTATTAATTGCTGTGATATTAAATACAACTTCAAGAGCAGTTGGACTATATCGCTCATTGTTCTATTTACCATCCCTAATCGGCGGCAGCGTTGCAGTCGCGATTATGTGGCGTAATGTTTTTGGTGATTTAGGTATTGTAAATATTTTACTTGATTTACTTGGACTTCCTATCGTTAAATGGTTCGGTAATCCGACTGCGGCATTATGGATGCTTATCTTCTTGTCAGTATGGCAATTTGGTTCCTCGATGCTGATCTTCTTAGCAGGATTGAAAGGTATTCCAAGAAGTTATTATGAAGCAGCTAGTGTTGATGGAGCCAATGGAATACAGCAATTCTTCAAAATTACCCTTCCAATGCTCAGCCCTGTTATTCTATTCAATACGGTTATGCAAACAATTGCTGCATTTATGACATTCGTACCAGCGTTTATTATCTCAAAAGGTACAGGCGGCCCGTTAGACGGAACACTCCTTTATTCATTATATTTATTCATACAAGGTTTTGAGTTCTTTAATATGGGTTACGCTTCTGCAATGGCATGGGTAATGCTTTTAATCGTAGGAATTTTAACAGTCATTATCTTTACGACATCAAAATATTGGGTTCACTATGAATCGGAAGGAGGCAAATAACGATGACATCGAAGTTAAAATCACCAAGATGGTGGATATATCATATACTAGTCGGTGCCTTTGCGCTTTTAATGCTTTATCCAGTTATTTGGCTCGTGATGAGCTCATTTAAACCAAGCGATACAATCTTTATTACGGCTAAATCACTGATTCCAGAAACCTGGATATGGACGAACTTTGTAGACGGGTGGAAAGGGATTGGCGGAAATTCATTCGGTGTTTTTATTAAAAATACTGCCATCCTAGTAGTGATTACCTTACTGGGACAAGTAATATCGTCGGCATTCATTGCCTTCGGCTTTGCTCGTTTAGAGTTTAAAGGAAAAGCGATTTGGTTTGGAATTATGATGCTTACCTTAATGCTCCCGCATGATGTGTTAATGGTACCGCAATATATCATTTTCGCGAAACTTGATTGGCTTAACTCGATTAAACCACTTGCTATCCCAGCATACTTTGGACATCCGTTCTTTATCTTCCTTCTAGTTCAATTTATACGGACGATTCCTAGAGAACTGGACGAAGCGGCGATTATTGATGGCTGTGGTACCTTCAAGATTTTCACGAAGATCATTTTGCCATTAATTAAACCATCTTTAGCAACAGCAGCTATTTTCTCATTCTATTGGACGTGGGAATCCCTATTAGGGCCTGTATTATATTTAAATAGCCCTACAAAGTATACAGTCTCCATGGCTCTAAATATGTTCCTAAGTAATGAAACCGTATCAAACTGGGGTGCAATGTTTGCAATGTCAGTGGTTACCTTGATTCCTGTTTTCGTCGTTTTCTTCCTCTTCCAACGTCATGTTGTCGAAGGTATCAGTACGAGTGGGCTAAAGGGCTAACATGTTAACGAAAATATCTTATATAAAACTTTGCCACTTCGAACCATAGATGGAAGTGGCAAAGAAACAAAGAAACAAGGGTGGTCACTCACTCATAGAGGTTATGAGAGCCCGTAACCAGCAAAAATAAGAAGGAAGGTCACTCATAGCGGCTAACTTCTAACTTCAAGGCAGGAGAGAGCAAATAACATTGGTAAAGTACAGCGGTTCAAGGAGGATTACAAATGGACACTTCTGGATTTATGGAAAGTTTAAATAAATTGCTTGAATGGATTTCAAGACTAGCATTCTTAAATTTATTATGGATCTCATTTTCTCTTCTAGGTCTCATCTTGTTTGGATTTTTTCCTGCAACGGCGGCGATGTTTGCAGTTGTTCGACAATGGATGCTAGGTAATGATGAAATGTCTATTTTTAAGACTTTTTGGACTACATATAAGCGAGAATTTTTGAAGAGTAATATTCTTGGAGTTATTATTGTTGCCATTGGATTGATATTATACATTGACTTTCAATTTGTACTACATTCATCCAATCGTTTTGTTTCAATTCTATATGTACCGTTTTTTATCATCACTTTAATCGCTATTTCGATGTTATTTTATATCATCCCAATTTTTGTGCATTATGATATGAAAATTAGTCAGGTCATTAAAAATTCCTTTTTTGTAATGATTATGAATCCACTCTCCACCTTATATATGCTAATCGGAAGCTTTGGAATTTGTTTTGTACTTTCTTATGCACCGCCTATTTGTATACTTTATAGCGGAAATCTATTAGCACTATTTATTATGAAGCCCGCAACCAATGCCTTTGAAAAAATCAATCAAAAATCAAAGCTATTAGTAAATTAATAATGAAAAAGGGAGAGATAGTGAAGCCGGTTACTATCTCTCCCTTTCATCATATGCAGTTAATTAGTAAACTAAGTTAAGAGGTGAATAGAATGAAAATTGGATTTATTGGAACTGGCTTTTTTGCAAAAAAGCATGCATCCATTTTAGGGGAAATGTCAGGGGTAGAAGTTACAGCTTTCTGTGGAACTAGTTTAGAAAAGGCTGAAGGTGAAGCAAGAAATTGCTCCAATGCTTCTGGCTATACAAACGTTGAGGAGATGTTAGATAAACAAAAACTAGATGCTGTCTATATTTGTGTACCGCCAATGTCTCATGGTTCAATAGAACAAACATTAATAGAAAGAGGAATTCCTTTTTTTGTGGAGAAACCGCTGGGAATAAATGATGCTCCATATGAAATTGCCAAAAAGATAGAAGATCAGGGTCTTATTACTTCTGTAGGTTACCACTGGCGTTATTTGGATCTTTCTAAAAAAGCTCTATCCCTTCTTCAGGAACGTCAAATAGGGATGGCCCTTGGTTATTGGATGGGGGATATGCCGATGGTTCCTTGGTGGAGAGACGTAAATAAATCAGGGGGACAATTTGTTGAACAGACTACACATATTGTCGACCTTTTACGTTTTCTCTGCGGAGAAATCAAAGAAGTTTATGCTGCCTTTAGCAGCAGGATGATGGCGGACAAAGTGGCGGGCACAACTGTTTCTGATGTAGGAAGTGTGACCTTAAAGCTGAATAATGGCATGATTGCAACGATTTCTAATACCTGCATTCTCCCTGAATCAAACAAGGCTGGGCTGGATGTATATACGAATGAAGGAGTCATTCAAATTAGTTCTAATCTATTAAGAGACATTCGGGGTAAGGAAATGACAGAATATAGGAATCAATTGGATCCTTACCTTATTGAGAATAAAATCTTCCTTGATGCCGTCAAAGCAGGGGATCCAACTCATATATTATCATCCTATAAGGATGCTGTGAAAACACATCGTGTAACACTTGCAGCAGCACATTCAGCCATGACTGGGGAACCAGTTCCCTTGGAGATGGAGGAATAAGTATGAATATACAACATACAACAGGAAAGATACCATTATGGGACAATGTCAAACTAGTAGAAAATGAATTTAACACAGATTGTCCTAGTATCGAACCCTTTTTGCTTGATGGTGATGGGACGTATCCAGTCATGTTAATCGCTCCTGGAGGTGGATACTCTCACCGTGCAGAACATGAGGCATACCCAGTAGCACAGTGGCTAAATTCCATTGGCATTTCTGCAATCGTCCTCCATTATCGAGTAGCACCATTTAGTCATCCAATCCCATTAGTTGATGCCGAGAGAGCGCTTCGCATGGTAAGATATCATGCTTCTGAGTGGAAATTAGACCACAATCGTATTGGAATCCTTGGGTTTTCTGCAGGAGGTCATTTAGCTTCAACCGCTGGAACTCATTTTGACTTAGGAAATAGTCAGGCAGAAGATCCGATTGAAGGGATTAGCAGCCGTCCAGATGTCATGGTTCTTTGTTACCCAGTTATTACCATGGGTGAGTATACTCATGAAGGAAGCAGAATCAATTTATTAGGTGAAAGCACAAGTTTAGAAATGATTCAATTATTATCAAGTGAATCTCAAATTACAAAAGATACTCCACCGACCTTTCTCTGGCATACAGCTGATGACGCAGCGGTTGACGTAGAAAATAGTTTGCTTTTCACCTCTATGTTAAATAGGCATAAGATTCCCTTTGAACTTCATGTTTTTGAAAGTGGTCGACATGGATTAGGGATGGCTGAGGAACATCCTGAGGCAAAAGCTTGGCCAGGGTTATGTGAGGCATGGTTAAGAAAAAGAGGATTCTAGTCGTTAATTTTCAAATACCAAATGCTTTTAGATTTAAGATGTGATGGGAGAGAAAATATGCTCACTAAAAATGACATACGAATTCGTGACCCCTTTATCCTAACCGATGAGTCTAAAACCTATTTTCTTTATGGAACGACGGATCAAAATGTTTGGGAGGGGCAGGGGGTTGGCTTTGATGCCTACAAAAGCAGTGACTTAGAACATTGGGAAGGGCCATTTCCAGTCTTCCGGCCTGGTGAAGACTTTTGGGGTGATCAGCACTTTTGGGCACCAGAGGTTTACTTTTATCAAAATCAATATTATATGTTTGCTAGTTTTAAGGCTGAAGGGAAATGCCGAGGTACTCAACTCCTAGTTGCCGGAAGTCCATTAGGTTCGTTTTCTCCTTTGTCTGAAAATCCCATTACACCTAGTGATTGGGAATGTCTTGATGGAACATTGTTTATTGATGATAAGATTAAGCCTTGGATTATTTTTTGCCGCGAATGGCTTCAGGTTCATGACGGTGAAATGTGGGCCCAGCGGTTATCGTCTGATTTTAAAACAGTCATTGGAGAGCCTGTACTTCTATTTAGGGCCTCAGAAGCTGATTGGACGGTTCCTGTTAGAGGAGAAAAAGATTATATTACAGACGGTCCTTACCTTTATCGGTCTCAACAAGGGGACCTGCAAATGCTTTGGTCAAGTAGGAGTCAAAATGGATACGCTGTCGGTATAGCCCGGTCTACAACAGGCAATATACTTGGTCCATGGATTCAAAATCCTGAGCCTTTACTTGACGAGGACGGTGGGCATGCGATGCTGTTTCAAACTTTTAATGATGAGTTAAAGTTGGCGATACATTCACCTAATCGATCACCCTTAGAGCGCCCGGTTTTTTTAACAGTTGTAGAGCAAAATAATCACTTAGTAGTAATAAAGTAAACACACTAGGAGAGGATTCGGCTATGGTACATAACAGTTCCTTCCAATTTTTTTGATTTCTAATAGTATTTTACCCCATATATGATAAATAACTGATTGGTAACAATTACCTTTCGGTTTTTTTATTTGGAAAATAGACGTTTTTTACCATCAATATTTTTCGAAAAAAAAACAAAAATAAGAAGGCAAAAAAAACATTTTGCAAGGGGGTAATCAGTTTGATAAAAAAGCCATTAGGCTTACTACTATCAGGGGTTTTAACATTAGGTCTAGCTGCATGTAACAATGGAAATGATGCAGCTGATGAAGTCCGTACAAGCAGGATAGATCGAGACCAAACCACTTTAAATGTTGGTAATGGTAGAGATGACGGGATTGACCATAATGGTCCACTAACCGAGGATTACACCAATAATGATAATAATGACAGCGATTGGGATCGAAATCGAAACAATAATGATGATTTTGTAACCAATGTAAACAATGATCGTCAGGCAAATCGAATTCAAAACAGAAATGTAAATAATGACCGTCAGGCGAATCGAATCAAAAACAGAAATGTAAATAATGATCGTCAGGCAAATCGAATCCAAAACAGAAATGTAAATCGCAATAACGTTAATATGAATAACAATAATGATGCATTGAATATCTCAGCAGACCGAACAACATTGAATAGTGAGAATTACCCTCATACAAAAGCGATATTAATTCAACATGCTCAGTATAGGTACATTCCATTCGGATCTGTTCAATGGTATCAATTTGGAGGTCAACAAGGAAAGACTCCAACACAGCAGCAACAACCAACAACACAAGCACCAACTCAACAACAACCAGCAATTCCAGCGCCAGCACCAGCACCTGCTGCACCGGCGCCAAAACCAGCAGCACCAGCACCTGCCGCTCCGGCACCTGCTGCTCCAGCGCCAAAACCAGCAGCACCAGCACCTGCCGCTCCGGCACCAAAACCAGCAGCACCGGCACCAGCAACTGGCAATGTTAGTGCATACGTTCAACAGGTGATTGATTTAACCAATGCACAGCGTAGTAAAAACGGTCTTCCGGCTTTAAAACACGATTCACAATTAAGCGGCGTTGCACAAAAGAAATCTGTGGACATGGCGCAAAACAATTATTTTTCACATACAAGCCCGACCTATGGTTCACCATTTGACATGATGAGGGACATGGGCGTGTCGTATAAGTCAGCAGGGGAAAATATTGCCCAAGGACAACGTACACCACAAGAGGTCGTAACCGCATGGATGAACAGTGAAGGACACAGGAAGAACATTTTAAGTGCTAACTTTACTCATATTGGAGTAGGTTACGAAAAGTCTGGCAACCATTGGACACAAATGTTTATTGGTAAGTAAAAGGAAGAAGTAAGACAGGAATCTATGCGGATTCCTGTCTCCATGCAGCCTCCGTTCAAGACATAATTGGGCAGAGGCTGCATTTTTTCTTTAATAACTAAAGATATGGAAGAAAAAATAAAGAAATGGAATGGTTATCATACTTAACAGTCACGTTAAAAAGTGTCAAAGTATGTAATGAAGATTCTTCAGCGGTGAAGTATTTCATTGATTAATACTTATAATTTTCACTTATAAATGTTGTCGGAGATACACCAGTGATTTTTTTAAAGACTCTACTAAAGTAAAAGGGATTCGAAAAACCAAGTGCATCACTTATTTCTGAAACATTTCCAGCATTTCTTTTAAACAGTTCAACCGCTTTTTCAATTATTAGTTCGTTTTGGTACCTTTTTACACTTTTTCCAGTATGCTTTTTAAAAAGCGTACATAGATAAGCATAGTTCATGCCAAGAATATCTGCGATTTCCTCACCTGTTAATTTCTCATCAGGGGCGTTTTTTAATATTTTAAT
This Neobacillus sp. YX16 DNA region includes the following protein-coding sequences:
- a CDS encoding extracellular solute-binding protein → MKKFLVLLFTFVLVFTLAACNSSSSSSNEESKPKEDKKDEPVTLRIAWWGSQPRHDYTLEIIKMYEEKNPNVKIEAEYAAWDDYWKKLAPQAAANELPDIVQMDLSYFSQYAQNDQIADLTSFVDKQINTKDIAENIINGGKLGDKLYGINAGVNVVGFHHDPAVLAKAGVNSIPENWTWDDYKEIAAKAKAAGVFMDTGMKADVFFNYYLRTQGKSLYSKDGASLGYKDDKLFEDFFNMTAGLVKDKAVPTPDFLAQLKGIEDDPVVTQNAIGIWQWSNQFVGLQQVANRELAIAPMPGPNSENGLYLKPSMFWSVGNNSEHKEEAAKFIDFMINDIEANKLNLGDRGVPGSSVVKEALKPLLSPAQVQVFDYVDWAEGNSSEFDGPDPVGAGEVIETLDSLAEQMAYGNLSVKDAAKQFRQQAESVLAQNKK
- a CDS encoding glycoside hydrolase family 43 protein, which produces MLTKNDIRIRDPFILTDESKTYFLYGTTDQNVWEGQGVGFDAYKSSDLEHWEGPFPVFRPGEDFWGDQHFWAPEVYFYQNQYYMFASFKAEGKCRGTQLLVAGSPLGSFSPLSENPITPSDWECLDGTLFIDDKIKPWIIFCREWLQVHDGEMWAQRLSSDFKTVIGEPVLLFRASEADWTVPVRGEKDYITDGPYLYRSQQGDLQMLWSSRSQNGYAVGIARSTTGNILGPWIQNPEPLLDEDGGHAMLFQTFNDELKLAIHSPNRSPLERPVFLTVVEQNNHLVVIK
- a CDS encoding ABC transporter substrate-binding protein, with the protein product MMKRLMISTLSLVLVIFTGGCGNLNILNSAESKGKEEITLKIAWWGEQPRHDYTMEVIELFENKYPNIKVDPIYSNWDDYWKRLAPMAAGNKLPDIIQMDLLYLRPYSDNNLLEDLSPYIKQDVIKTDSISTGILSGGKIGKNLYGFPLGINAPAIIIDRPLLSSAVDRYPNPDWSWSDFEEISLQVHKEKQIYGTNGMKSPDVFFSYYLRTKGMNLYNKTGTGLGYEDDQLFIDYFEMQLRMLEKGAFPRADVTEQINRIEDELIVNQQTPMQWAYSNQYFGFLEASNRKLELIPPPGPGQELGLTVKPSMLFSMTKSSKNKEAAALFINFFVNDIQANKVIRGERGVPISSNVVEKIEQELSENQRMVFDYVNNVKNSNSSVEKADPLGGIEVVKVLQDISEQILFKKVTPHEGAQIFRTEANKILSKKN
- a CDS encoding CAP domain-containing protein produces the protein MIKKPLGLLLSGVLTLGLAACNNGNDAADEVRTSRIDRDQTTLNVGNGRDDGIDHNGPLTEDYTNNDNNDSDWDRNRNNNDDFVTNVNNDRQANRIQNRNVNNDRQANRIKNRNVNNDRQANRIQNRNVNRNNVNMNNNNDALNISADRTTLNSENYPHTKAILIQHAQYRYIPFGSVQWYQFGGQQGKTPTQQQQPTTQAPTQQQPAIPAPAPAPAAPAPKPAAPAPAAPAPAAPAPKPAAPAPAAPAPKPAAPAPATGNVSAYVQQVIDLTNAQRSKNGLPALKHDSQLSGVAQKKSVDMAQNNYFSHTSPTYGSPFDMMRDMGVSYKSAGENIAQGQRTPQEVVTAWMNSEGHRKNILSANFTHIGVGYEKSGNHWTQMFIGK
- a CDS encoding alpha/beta hydrolase; the encoded protein is MNIQHTTGKIPLWDNVKLVENEFNTDCPSIEPFLLDGDGTYPVMLIAPGGGYSHRAEHEAYPVAQWLNSIGISAIVLHYRVAPFSHPIPLVDAERALRMVRYHASEWKLDHNRIGILGFSAGGHLASTAGTHFDLGNSQAEDPIEGISSRPDVMVLCYPVITMGEYTHEGSRINLLGESTSLEMIQLLSSESQITKDTPPTFLWHTADDAAVDVENSLLFTSMLNRHKIPFELHVFESGRHGLGMAEEHPEAKAWPGLCEAWLRKRGF
- a CDS encoding sugar ABC transporter permease, translating into MNTRVIKENVKVDIPIRSVSKRSRAIKENLTGYAFISPFIIGFLAFTLIPIIASLYLSFTNYNLFAAPQWIGIENYKKMFTSDPRLLQSLKVTLIYVLAGVPLRLIFALLIAVILNTTSRAVGLYRSLFYLPSLIGGSVAVAIMWRNVFGDLGIVNILLDLLGLPIVKWFGNPTAALWMLIFLSVWQFGSSMLIFLAGLKGIPRSYYEAASVDGANGIQQFFKITLPMLSPVILFNTVMQTIAAFMTFVPAFIISKGTGGPLDGTLLYSLYLFIQGFEFFNMGYASAMAWVMLLIVGILTVIIFTTSKYWVHYESEGGK
- a CDS encoding YesL family protein, with product MDTSGFMESLNKLLEWISRLAFLNLLWISFSLLGLILFGFFPATAAMFAVVRQWMLGNDEMSIFKTFWTTYKREFLKSNILGVIIVAIGLILYIDFQFVLHSSNRFVSILYVPFFIITLIAISMLFYIIPIFVHYDMKISQVIKNSFFVMIMNPLSTLYMLIGSFGICFVLSYAPPICILYSGNLLALFIMKPATNAFEKINQKSKLLVN
- a CDS encoding carbohydrate ABC transporter permease; this translates as MTSKLKSPRWWIYHILVGAFALLMLYPVIWLVMSSFKPSDTIFITAKSLIPETWIWTNFVDGWKGIGGNSFGVFIKNTAILVVITLLGQVISSAFIAFGFARLEFKGKAIWFGIMMLTLMLPHDVLMVPQYIIFAKLDWLNSIKPLAIPAYFGHPFFIFLLVQFIRTIPRELDEAAIIDGCGTFKIFTKIILPLIKPSLATAAIFSFYWTWESLLGPVLYLNSPTKYTVSMALNMFLSNETVSNWGAMFAMSVVTLIPVFVVFFLFQRHVVEGISTSGLKG
- a CDS encoding Gfo/Idh/MocA family oxidoreductase gives rise to the protein MKIGFIGTGFFAKKHASILGEMSGVEVTAFCGTSLEKAEGEARNCSNASGYTNVEEMLDKQKLDAVYICVPPMSHGSIEQTLIERGIPFFVEKPLGINDAPYEIAKKIEDQGLITSVGYHWRYLDLSKKALSLLQERQIGMALGYWMGDMPMVPWWRDVNKSGGQFVEQTTHIVDLLRFLCGEIKEVYAAFSSRMMADKVAGTTVSDVGSVTLKLNNGMIATISNTCILPESNKAGLDVYTNEGVIQISSNLLRDIRGKEMTEYRNQLDPYLIENKIFLDAVKAGDPTHILSSYKDAVKTHRVTLAAAHSAMTGEPVPLEMEE